A genomic stretch from Antarcticibacterium flavum includes:
- a CDS encoding MFS transporter, whose protein sequence is MKTNLEEWNVEDPVFWEQKGKKIAYRNLWLSIPALLLSFAVWMMWSIITTKMKEFNFHFGMITPDMSEEMVKEQLAVINNLYYTLPAIAGLAGATLRIPNSFLIALGGGRNVVFTTTVLLLVPAFGVGFALADQNTSYLTFAVLALLSGFGGGNFASSMSNISYFFPKRMQGTSLGLNAGIGNLGVGIMQKMIPFVIGIFLFSAVGSSGEVVEDQPLAGLQNAGWIWIPIVIAAVGAFFGMNNVITGTPKLPTTIQGISKTLFMVGIGIITAAVGSYLLVGLEINMWIVLPVVVILTLLLMKYLSPKDIKQSLNKQFSILNDKHNWIMTIIYTMTFGSFIGFSAAFPKLCQDIFVYTDPANPQYVNPNAPDFLTWVFIGPMLGALVRPAGGWLSDKINSGSRVTTYSTIVTVIATMAVAYFVVQARDSATPEVYWWPFFAGFMVLFVTTGIGNGSTFRSIPYIFSKEKAGPVLGWTSAIAAYGAFIIPQVFGEQIQMGTPEYALYGFGIYYVICLGLNWWYYDRSNSGIEC, encoded by the coding sequence ATGAAGACTAACTTAGAAGAATGGAATGTTGAAGATCCGGTTTTTTGGGAACAAAAAGGTAAAAAGATAGCCTACAGAAACCTTTGGCTTTCCATCCCGGCCCTGTTACTTTCTTTTGCTGTGTGGATGATGTGGAGTATTATTACCACCAAAATGAAAGAATTCAACTTCCATTTTGGAATGATCACTCCGGATATGAGTGAAGAAATGGTGAAGGAACAATTGGCGGTCATCAATAATTTATACTATACTTTGCCAGCTATAGCAGGTTTGGCAGGGGCTACCCTTAGGATCCCCAATTCATTTCTTATAGCGCTTGGCGGTGGTCGTAATGTGGTCTTCACTACTACTGTGTTGTTGTTGGTGCCGGCCTTTGGGGTAGGTTTTGCGTTGGCAGATCAAAATACGTCCTATCTTACCTTTGCGGTCCTCGCGCTTTTGTCGGGATTTGGAGGAGGGAATTTTGCCTCTTCTATGAGTAATATAAGTTACTTCTTTCCTAAGAGGATGCAGGGAACTTCACTGGGGCTTAATGCCGGTATAGGAAACCTGGGAGTGGGGATAATGCAAAAGATGATCCCGTTTGTAATAGGGATTTTCCTTTTTTCAGCTGTTGGCAGCAGCGGAGAGGTGGTGGAGGACCAGCCGCTGGCAGGCTTGCAAAATGCGGGTTGGATCTGGATCCCTATTGTAATTGCTGCTGTGGGTGCCTTTTTTGGAATGAACAACGTGATAACGGGAACACCAAAATTACCTACTACCATTCAGGGTATCTCCAAGACACTATTTATGGTAGGGATTGGAATTATAACTGCCGCAGTGGGATCATATTTATTGGTGGGACTGGAGATCAATATGTGGATAGTTCTCCCGGTGGTGGTGATTCTCACCCTGCTTCTTATGAAATACCTAAGTCCTAAGGACATAAAGCAAAGCCTTAATAAGCAATTTTCAATACTTAATGATAAGCATAACTGGATCATGACTATAATATATACCATGACCTTTGGCTCATTCATAGGATTCTCGGCTGCCTTTCCAAAACTTTGCCAGGATATATTCGTGTATACAGACCCTGCAAACCCTCAATATGTAAACCCCAATGCCCCCGATTTCCTTACCTGGGTATTTATAGGCCCTATGCTTGGGGCTTTGGTGAGACCGGCGGGAGGCTGGTTAAGTGATAAAATAAACAGCGGGTCTAGGGTAACAACTTATAGTACAATAGTAACTGTAATAGCTACAATGGCAGTTGCTTATTTTGTGGTACAGGCAAGGGATAGTGCTACTCCAGAGGTCTACTGGTGGCCATTCTTTGCAGGTTTTATGGTCCTGTTCGTCACTACCGGAATTGGAAATGGTTCTACCTTTAGAAGTATACCATACATCTTCAGCAAGGAAAAAGCAGGTCCTGTGCTGGGCTGGACATCTGCAATTGCAGCATATGGAGCTTTTATTATTCCGCAGGTATTTGGGGAACAGATCCAGATGGGTACACCAGAATATGCCTTATATGGCTTTGGCATTTACTATGTCATATGCCTGGGACTTAACTGGTGGTATTATGACCGGTCAAATTCCGGGATCGAATGTTGA
- a CDS encoding MFS transporter: protein MYRLFKTLNRLALIKATIAAVLTIILVLIGSRNLQNFDPALIAYLIGTVFAIFGIAYRYSVWIQRPPTKLYWRRSMQFLFSRYFFPYLWRSIKLFFRNILFQRFIAYRSRTRWIGHFLLATGCLIAFAITVPLTFGWIHFVLKPGDETTYYALLFGFEAGSFSLGSPIAFIAFHGLVWCSVLVTIGAIMMMNRRFTDGGLIATQSFENDWLPLILLIAISVTGLGISYDYTFLEGKTYQFMAVTHAITVILFLVWLPFGKFFHIYQRLAQLGANLYKTEGKRRGMATCPHTKKEFATQTHINDLKVVSKDLGFNYDKQDGTNHMDLSPEGKRSALAMAHLKARKEGGKLFG, encoded by the coding sequence ATGTACAGACTCTTTAAAACCTTAAATCGGCTGGCCCTAATCAAGGCAACTATAGCAGCGGTACTCACAATTATCCTCGTGCTAATTGGTTCCCGGAATTTGCAAAATTTTGACCCCGCACTTATCGCCTATTTGATAGGAACAGTTTTCGCCATTTTTGGGATCGCCTACCGCTATTCGGTTTGGATCCAAAGGCCACCAACCAAGCTTTACTGGCGCAGGAGTATGCAGTTCCTATTTAGCAGGTATTTCTTTCCATACCTGTGGCGCTCTATTAAATTATTTTTCAGGAATATTCTTTTTCAAAGGTTCATAGCATATAGAAGCAGGACCCGCTGGATAGGGCATTTCCTGCTTGCCACGGGGTGTCTAATAGCCTTTGCTATCACTGTTCCTTTAACTTTTGGCTGGATACATTTTGTGCTCAAGCCGGGAGATGAAACTACATATTATGCCCTCTTATTTGGATTTGAGGCCGGATCTTTTAGCTTGGGTTCCCCTATTGCTTTTATAGCTTTCCACGGCCTGGTATGGTGTTCGGTTCTGGTGACTATTGGTGCCATTATGATGATGAATAGAAGGTTTACAGACGGGGGATTGATCGCTACCCAAAGTTTTGAGAATGACTGGTTGCCTTTGATCCTGCTTATTGCAATTTCAGTGACCGGACTGGGTATTTCATATGATTATACTTTTTTGGAAGGTAAGACTTACCAGTTTATGGCGGTTACCCACGCAATTACAGTGATCCTTTTCCTGGTGTGGTTGCCTTTTGGAAAGTTCTTCCATATTTATCAGCGACTCGCCCAGTTGGGTGCAAATCTTTATAAAACCGAAGGGAAACGAAGGGGGATGGCAACCTGTCCGCACACTAAAAAGGAATTTGCCACCCAAACTCATATCAATGATCTTAAGGTTGTATCTAAAGATCTCGGTTTTAATTATGACAAGCAGGATGGAACCAATCATATGGACCTAAGCCCTGAAGGTAAGCGCTCTGCATTAGCCATGGCCCATTTGAAGGCACGAAAGGAAGGCGGAAAATTATTCGGTTAA
- a CDS encoding molybdopterin oxidoreductase family protein produces MAKLPVSVDKIIENYGPHKAYAPQVGFHGNKEPDKLVKTHCCYCGMQCGIKLKVKDNKIAGFEPWEEFPFNEGRLCPKGVMRYMQNNHPDRLMDPIERVEGKGFKPVSWDHAMSRTVNEIKRIQEKYGKDSFAMLSGVSLTNEKSYMIGKFARVALKTANLDYNGRLCMVSAGGGNKKAFGLDRTSNSWADLKHAEVILIAGANVSETFPTLTHYIWQARDNGAKLIVVDPRMIPLARTADLHLPIRPGGDSALFGAILKIMVDNDWLDHEFIENHTSGFQETIDAVKDYDLDWAEEHTGISKDLIYQAAEMWGKANTSFLLHARGIEHHTKGVENVLSCINIVLASGRLGKPYCGYGTITGQGNGQGGREHGHKCDQLPGNRDITNPEHRKYIAGVWGIDEKDMPGKGLSAYEQIEAIHRGEIKGMISICFNPLVSLPNNNFVREALEKLEFYICIDTFLSETARHADIIMAGSLHEEEEGTVTTAEGRVVKINEAITPPKNTRRDGQILMELAARLGEKEKFDYPTSEDIFNELRVASKGGTADYYGITYKKVVDNMGIFWPCPSEDHPGTPRLWEDRKFKTPDGKAHFNPVRYRAASEMPNKEYPVVLTTGRVVSQYLSGTSTRRIGKLLDQYPEPLLEIHPKLAFQYGIENHDLIKVKTRRGEAEFPAHVVETIREDTVFIPYHWGGKHSANQLTIDNLDPVSKIPEFKVCACQLEKTGRKGSQHRTDTAYQSSL; encoded by the coding sequence ATGGCAAAACTTCCAGTTTCAGTAGATAAGATCATAGAGAACTATGGCCCTCATAAGGCATATGCTCCACAGGTAGGATTTCATGGGAATAAGGAGCCGGACAAGCTGGTGAAAACCCATTGTTGCTATTGTGGTATGCAATGCGGTATTAAGCTGAAGGTTAAGGATAATAAGATCGCAGGTTTTGAGCCCTGGGAGGAATTCCCATTCAATGAGGGGCGGCTTTGTCCAAAAGGGGTTATGCGATATATGCAAAATAACCATCCGGACAGGCTTATGGATCCTATTGAGCGGGTGGAAGGGAAAGGCTTTAAACCCGTATCCTGGGACCACGCCATGAGCAGGACGGTAAATGAGATAAAAAGAATCCAGGAGAAATATGGCAAAGATTCCTTTGCAATGCTATCGGGCGTTTCACTCACCAACGAGAAAAGCTATATGATAGGGAAGTTTGCAAGGGTAGCCCTTAAAACAGCCAATCTTGATTATAATGGCCGGTTGTGCATGGTTAGTGCAGGTGGAGGAAACAAAAAAGCATTTGGACTGGACAGGACCTCCAACAGTTGGGCCGATCTTAAACATGCCGAGGTCATCCTTATAGCCGGGGCCAACGTTAGTGAAACCTTCCCCACCCTTACACATTATATCTGGCAGGCGAGGGACAACGGCGCTAAATTAATAGTAGTAGACCCAAGGATGATCCCATTGGCCAGAACGGCAGATCTTCATTTGCCAATTAGGCCGGGAGGAGATTCAGCGTTATTTGGAGCCATCCTTAAAATAATGGTAGATAATGATTGGCTAGACCATGAATTCATTGAAAATCATACTTCAGGATTCCAGGAAACCATTGATGCCGTAAAGGATTATGATCTTGACTGGGCAGAGGAGCATACCGGGATATCAAAGGATTTGATTTACCAGGCTGCAGAAATGTGGGGGAAAGCAAATACAAGCTTCCTGCTGCACGCCCGTGGGATCGAGCACCATACAAAAGGGGTGGAAAATGTACTTAGCTGTATAAATATTGTCTTGGCGTCGGGACGATTAGGAAAACCTTATTGCGGCTATGGCACGATCACAGGACAGGGTAACGGCCAGGGAGGCCGGGAGCACGGTCATAAATGTGATCAATTGCCGGGTAACCGTGATATCACTAATCCCGAGCATAGGAAATATATTGCAGGGGTTTGGGGTATAGATGAAAAGGATATGCCCGGTAAGGGACTTTCAGCCTATGAGCAAATTGAGGCGATACACCGCGGGGAGATCAAAGGAATGATAAGTATTTGTTTTAATCCGCTGGTATCCTTACCCAATAATAATTTTGTGCGGGAAGCCCTTGAAAAACTTGAATTTTATATTTGTATAGATACCTTCCTTAGTGAAACTGCACGCCATGCCGATATAATAATGGCGGGCTCCCTGCACGAGGAGGAGGAAGGTACGGTGACTACTGCTGAAGGTAGGGTGGTGAAGATCAATGAAGCCATTACTCCGCCTAAGAATACAAGGAGGGATGGACAGATCCTCATGGAACTTGCTGCCCGCCTGGGTGAAAAAGAAAAATTCGATTACCCTACCAGTGAAGATATCTTCAATGAATTAAGGGTTGCATCCAAAGGGGGTACGGCAGATTATTACGGAATTACCTATAAAAAAGTCGTAGATAATATGGGGATCTTCTGGCCCTGTCCTTCTGAAGATCACCCGGGAACCCCGCGTTTGTGGGAAGATAGGAAATTTAAAACACCGGATGGGAAAGCGCACTTTAATCCTGTAAGATATCGTGCAGCTTCAGAAATGCCGAATAAGGAATATCCGGTAGTGTTGACCACAGGAAGGGTCGTCTCGCAATATCTAAGCGGAACCTCTACCCGAAGGATTGGAAAGTTACTGGATCAATATCCTGAACCTTTACTGGAAATACACCCAAAACTGGCCTTCCAGTATGGAATAGAAAATCATGACCTTATTAAAGTAAAAACCAGAAGGGGAGAAGCAGAATTTCCGGCCCATGTGGTGGAAACAATTCGAGAGGATACGGTGTTCATTCCTTATCATTGGGGAGGAAAACATTCAGCCAACCAATTAACAATAGATAATTTAGATCCTGTTTCCAAGATTCCTGAATTTAAGGTTTGTGCCTGCCAGCTGGAGAAAACCGGGAGAAAAGGATCACAACATAGAACAGATACTGCGTATCAAAGTTCGCTTTAG
- a CDS encoding 4Fe-4S dicluster domain-containing protein, with the protein MPETNYDQEMAFFVDMQRCIGCHACEMACAECETNGQESMIHVNYVDREKSPQTTVQVCMHCEDPTCANVCPADAIHQDEFGVVHSANTSRCIGCSNCVLACPFGVPKKMEEAELMMKCNMCYDRTSAGKKPMCATVCPSQALYYGTREEIERMRPDSEPVNSFLFGQQEVNTKVNIMMPKGTHQLIIP; encoded by the coding sequence ATGCCGGAAACAAATTATGATCAGGAAATGGCTTTTTTCGTAGACATGCAACGTTGTATTGGTTGTCATGCCTGTGAAATGGCCTGTGCTGAATGCGAAACGAATGGCCAGGAAAGTATGATCCACGTAAATTATGTAGACAGGGAAAAAAGCCCTCAAACTACGGTACAGGTATGTATGCATTGCGAAGATCCTACCTGTGCAAATGTTTGTCCGGCAGATGCCATACACCAGGATGAATTTGGAGTGGTACACTCTGCCAACACCTCAAGGTGCATTGGGTGTTCCAACTGTGTTTTAGCCTGTCCATTTGGTGTTCCAAAGAAAATGGAAGAGGCAGAGTTGATGATGAAATGCAATATGTGCTATGACAGGACAAGTGCCGGGAAAAAGCCTATGTGCGCAACGGTTTGTCCAAGCCAGGCCCTTTATTACGGGACACGGGAAGAAATTGAAAGGATGAGGCCAGATAGTGAGCCGGTAAACTCTTTCCTTTTTGGACAACAAGAGGTAAATACCAAAGTAAATATTATGATGCCTAAAGGCACACACCAGTTAATTATACCATAA
- a CDS encoding QcrA and Rieske domain-containing protein: MAKEDSEREPSWKSDFPIETRRGTHVSRREFAKFLGLLSGAFALSNGFIVIRAIAFPAEKLEGEHFVVNEDEVAVGEMFQFEIHGDKHIPYILIHLEENEWRAFEQKCTHLTCAVRYRKDENKIECPCHNGWFSADTGAVLQGPPPRPLPQLEVVVRDGKVYVKEKSKDQNA; this comes from the coding sequence ATGGCAAAAGAAGATTCTGAAAGAGAACCAAGCTGGAAAAGTGATTTTCCAATAGAGACCAGGCGCGGGACGCACGTAAGCCGAAGGGAATTTGCCAAATTCCTGGGCTTATTATCAGGGGCTTTTGCCCTTAGCAACGGCTTTATAGTCATTAGAGCAATAGCTTTTCCTGCAGAAAAACTGGAAGGAGAACACTTTGTTGTGAATGAAGATGAGGTTGCAGTGGGGGAAATGTTTCAGTTTGAGATACATGGAGATAAGCACATTCCGTATATCTTAATTCACCTGGAAGAAAATGAATGGCGCGCTTTTGAACAAAAATGCACTCATTTGACTTGTGCGGTGAGATATCGTAAGGATGAGAATAAGATCGAATGCCCCTGCCATAATGGATGGTTTAGTGCAGATACCGGCGCGGTACTGCAGGGACCACCACCACGGCCTTTACCTCAACTGGAGGTAGTAGTGAGAGACGGCAAGGTATATGTGAAAGAAAAAAGTAAGGATCAAAATGCATAA
- a CDS encoding DUF6755 family protein — protein sequence MSDFRTSQNEAHPNKTNTIMTGIILLQILFVSIQVWFLFGALNNALEGNIFFAITTFIGSLIMAIGSFWVLRYLPEPLKKKPDKRPRVNVSRQP from the coding sequence ATGAGTGATTTTAGAACATCCCAGAACGAAGCACATCCCAATAAAACCAATACTATCATGACAGGGATCATCCTGTTACAAATACTTTTTGTAAGTATACAGGTATGGTTCTTATTCGGTGCTTTAAATAACGCGCTTGAGGGTAATATCTTCTTTGCAATCACTACCTTTATAGGATCCCTTATCATGGCCATAGGCTCATTTTGGGTGCTACGCTATTTACCGGAACCATTGAAGAAGAAACCAGACAAAAGACCAAGAGTGAATGTTAGTAGACAGCCATAA
- the moaA gene encoding GTP 3',8-cyclase MoaA, whose amino-acid sequence MLVDSHKRIHDYLRISLTDSCNFRCQYCMPDENIQCLPNKHLMQVDEIEQIAAKFVELGVNKIRLTGGEPMVRKEFPEILEKISKLPVELSLTTNAVLAHKYIENLKAAGVRSLNISLDTLNPETFKRITKRDQFQRVWDNILLMLSEGFRVKINCVGIEGVIEKEILDFVAITKDLPLHVRIIEFMPFEGNHWNSKKVVTAGQMLKWVEEEYDMVKLKDEPHATAKKYKAIGHEGTFAFITTMTEHFCGDCNRMRITADGKMKNCLFGSEEMDLLGTLRKGEDIEPLIRTSVIRKYKVMGGQFSKSYKGAEASELKNRSMIKIGG is encoded by the coding sequence ATGTTAGTAGACAGCCATAAAAGAATTCACGATTATCTAAGGATCTCCCTTACAGATAGCTGCAACTTTCGTTGCCAGTACTGTATGCCAGATGAGAATATCCAGTGCCTGCCCAATAAACACCTTATGCAGGTAGATGAAATTGAGCAAATTGCTGCAAAATTTGTAGAGCTGGGTGTAAATAAAATAAGATTAACGGGAGGGGAACCTATGGTTCGAAAGGAATTCCCCGAGATCCTGGAAAAGATCTCGAAATTACCGGTGGAATTAAGCCTTACAACCAATGCAGTCCTCGCTCATAAATACATAGAAAACTTAAAAGCAGCCGGGGTACGATCACTTAATATAAGCCTGGATACCCTCAATCCTGAAACTTTTAAAAGAATAACTAAAAGGGATCAATTTCAAAGAGTTTGGGATAATATCCTTCTTATGCTCAGTGAAGGTTTTCGTGTGAAGATCAATTGCGTGGGGATTGAAGGGGTTATTGAAAAAGAGATCCTGGATTTTGTTGCCATAACAAAGGACCTTCCCCTACATGTGAGGATCATAGAATTCATGCCTTTTGAAGGGAATCACTGGAATAGCAAGAAAGTGGTTACGGCAGGACAAATGCTTAAATGGGTAGAGGAGGAGTATGATATGGTAAAGCTGAAGGATGAACCACATGCCACCGCTAAGAAATATAAAGCGATAGGCCACGAAGGTACCTTTGCTTTTATCACCACTATGACCGAGCATTTTTGTGGGGACTGTAACAGGATGAGGATCACAGCAGATGGGAAGATGAAGAATTGCCTTTTTGGAAGTGAAGAAATGGACCTGCTGGGCACCCTGAGAAAAGGAGAGGATATTGAGCCGTTAATAAGAACTTCTGTCATAAGGAAATATAAAGTGATGGGAGGCCAGTTTTCCAAATCCTATAAGGGTGCAGAGGCCAGTGAATTGAAAAATCGAAGTATGATCAAAATTGGAGGATGA
- a CDS encoding sulfite exporter TauE/SafE family protein, producing the protein MPGDLILYALLLLPVAAFFYASVGHGGASSYLMILALTGFAPEEIRPTALTLNIIVSFVAFLNHRKSCDFPNKLFWQLAIFSIPAAFIGGVIVVNTAIYMNILGILLLFPILQFLGVFPKNKFHYIQKNFWLPPVIGILIGFLSGLIGIGGGIILSPLLLMLGWTNIRQTAALSALFIFVNSVAGYIGTVGMDLSFNKTLWIFIPPTIVAGMLGSYYGARKFNVTIVKNLLTLVLAGAAIKLILT; encoded by the coding sequence ATGCCTGGAGATTTAATTCTATATGCGCTTTTATTGTTGCCGGTGGCAGCATTCTTCTATGCCTCTGTAGGACATGGAGGGGCAAGCAGCTATTTAATGATCCTGGCGCTTACAGGATTTGCTCCTGAGGAAATAAGGCCTACCGCTCTTACCCTTAATATAATCGTTTCTTTTGTTGCATTCTTAAATCACAGGAAAAGCTGTGATTTTCCCAATAAATTATTCTGGCAACTTGCCATATTCTCGATACCTGCAGCCTTTATAGGAGGGGTGATCGTTGTGAACACGGCTATATATATGAATATCCTGGGAATACTGCTTTTATTTCCAATTCTGCAGTTCCTGGGAGTATTCCCAAAGAATAAATTCCATTATATTCAAAAAAATTTCTGGTTGCCGCCGGTAATCGGGATCCTTATTGGCTTCCTCTCAGGGCTTATAGGAATAGGTGGAGGAATTATCCTGTCTCCCTTACTTCTTATGCTTGGCTGGACCAACATTAGGCAAACAGCAGCACTTAGCGCCCTTTTTATTTTTGTGAATTCTGTTGCAGGATATATAGGGACAGTAGGAATGGATCTTTCCTTTAACAAGACCCTCTGGATCTTCATACCACCTACGATTGTAGCAGGGATGCTTGGGAGTTATTACGGTGCGAGAAAATTCAATGTAACGATCGTAAAGAACCTGCTTACCCTGGTTCTTGCCGGCGCCGCGATTAAATTGATTTTGACGTGA
- the mobA gene encoding molybdenum cofactor guanylyltransferase has product MKKAVEVEAFVLAGGKSSRMGRDKGLTLLNGRPMVSYVLKALSKTKIPVKIIANDREYENFNIPVYSDIVAEKGPMGGLFTALSHTKAEAVFLISCDMPLVTAEAIVQLLEFSGKERIVAVTVQGRINPLFAIYPVILKEEVEKRIREGNLKMTDFILENKHTLVPSIVEKFPEIFQNVNTPEELKMTEKKWKDLR; this is encoded by the coding sequence GTGAAGAAGGCAGTTGAGGTGGAAGCGTTTGTTCTTGCCGGGGGTAAGAGCAGCAGGATGGGCCGGGATAAAGGCCTTACTCTTCTAAATGGCCGGCCAATGGTTTCATATGTGCTGAAGGCTTTGAGTAAAACAAAGATTCCGGTCAAAATTATTGCAAATGACAGGGAATACGAGAATTTTAATATTCCTGTGTATTCTGATATAGTTGCTGAAAAAGGACCAATGGGCGGATTATTTACCGCACTCTCCCATACAAAGGCTGAAGCGGTTTTTTTGATAAGCTGTGATATGCCATTGGTTACTGCTGAAGCTATTGTACAGCTCCTGGAATTTTCAGGTAAAGAGCGTATCGTAGCCGTCACGGTACAGGGTAGGATCAATCCTTTATTCGCTATATATCCCGTGATCTTAAAGGAAGAAGTGGAAAAAAGGATCAGGGAAGGGAACTTAAAAATGACCGATTTTATTTTAGAAAACAAGCACACTTTAGTACCTTCCATCGTAGAAAAATTTCCGGAAATTTTTCAAAATGTCAATACCCCGGAAGAACTTAAAATGACAGAGAAAAAATGGAAAGATTTAAGATAA
- a CDS encoding MoaD/ThiS family protein — translation MERFKIKAFGMLAEKLPSGEFEFPVYGDTRELLDRLEQEFPQLKDAKYTLAVDKQVVHDKQALNGNEEIALLPPFSGG, via the coding sequence ATGGAAAGATTTAAGATAAAGGCTTTTGGAATGCTGGCCGAGAAGCTTCCCTCAGGCGAATTTGAATTCCCTGTGTATGGGGATACCCGGGAACTTTTGGATAGGCTGGAGCAGGAGTTTCCTCAACTTAAGGACGCTAAATATACCCTCGCCGTGGATAAACAGGTTGTACACGATAAACAGGCTTTGAACGGTAATGAGGAGATCGCCTTATTACCACCATTTTCGGGAGGATGA
- a CDS encoding HesA/MoeB/ThiF family protein: MSRFERQHILPEFGTSGQKKLKKARILVVGAGGLGCPALLYLAAAGVGTIGIADGDTVSLSNLNRQTLFGYGDLEKLKAIAAGEVLNQKYPDINIETINEYLTPDNILEIMEKYDLVLDGSDNFGTRYMVNDACVLRGKPLIMGAIYQYEGQVTVFNYGEEPVNYRDLYPVPPSADEIPNCSETGVLGVLPGIIGTLMAAEAIKVISGLGKVLANKVLFYDLLNSGFYEVSLKPNLSSGKNIPENEVAFRNTDYNITCGVVEKITWENALHWTCQAENSIVIDIREPNEEPEFSSHTILKIPMNDLLKDPGILEEVDTVMLFCKSGQRSMQAAKELRQRFPEKEIRSVEGGLQHPSSPLNNQNNES; the protein is encoded by the coding sequence ATGAGCAGATTTGAAAGACAACATATTTTGCCGGAATTTGGCACCTCAGGACAAAAAAAACTAAAAAAGGCCCGTATCCTTGTAGTTGGAGCCGGGGGTCTTGGTTGTCCTGCCCTGCTTTACCTGGCTGCTGCCGGGGTGGGAACTATTGGTATTGCAGACGGGGACACCGTAAGCCTGTCTAATTTAAACAGGCAAACTTTATTTGGTTATGGGGACCTTGAAAAATTGAAAGCGATAGCTGCAGGCGAAGTGCTTAATCAAAAATACCCCGACATAAATATTGAAACAATAAACGAATATCTCACTCCGGATAATATCCTGGAAATTATGGAAAAATATGACCTGGTGCTTGATGGGTCTGATAACTTTGGAACCAGGTATATGGTCAATGACGCCTGTGTCCTTCGCGGTAAACCTTTAATTATGGGGGCTATTTACCAATATGAAGGCCAGGTGACGGTTTTTAATTATGGTGAGGAACCGGTGAATTACAGGGACCTCTATCCCGTACCACCTTCTGCAGACGAAATCCCTAACTGTAGTGAAACCGGAGTGCTGGGAGTATTGCCAGGAATAATTGGCACCCTGATGGCAGCTGAAGCAATAAAGGTAATTTCAGGATTGGGTAAAGTCCTGGCGAATAAGGTTCTTTTTTATGATCTTTTAAATTCCGGGTTTTATGAGGTGAGCTTAAAGCCAAATTTATCATCTGGAAAGAATATTCCTGAAAATGAAGTAGCTTTCAGAAATACAGATTACAACATCACCTGTGGCGTTGTGGAAAAAATAACCTGGGAAAACGCCCTTCACTGGACCTGTCAAGCAGAGAATTCAATAGTCATCGATATCAGGGAGCCAAATGAAGAACCAGAATTTAGTAGTCATACAATTTTAAAAATTCCGATGAATGATTTGCTCAAAGATCCCGGTATATTAGAGGAGGTAGACACCGTTATGCTATTCTGTAAATCTGGCCAGCGAAGTATGCAGGCAGCCAAAGAGCTAAGGCAAAGATTTCCTGAAAAGGAAATACGCTCTGTGGAAGGGGGACTTCAACATCCTTCCTCACCTTTAAATAATCAAAACAATGAATCGTAA
- a CDS encoding molybdenum cofactor biosynthesis protein MoaE — protein sequence MNRKPKNIFVQGPISSEKIAQSIQNHSTKTNIGAHSIFLGQVRADEKEGSTVTAIEYTTYEEMALQKAFEIREAIFAKYDLTCMHIYHSLGEVKVGEICLFVFTSSKHRKMAIDACEELVERIKKELPVWGKELMENGESWKVNT from the coding sequence ATGAATCGTAAACCAAAAAATATATTTGTACAGGGGCCAATCTCCAGTGAGAAGATCGCCCAATCCATTCAAAACCACAGCACGAAAACCAATATAGGTGCCCATTCCATTTTCCTTGGGCAGGTGCGGGCAGATGAGAAGGAGGGCAGCACTGTAACTGCGATTGAATACACCACTTACGAAGAAATGGCGCTGCAGAAGGCTTTCGAAATTAGAGAAGCCATCTTTGCAAAATATGACCTCACCTGTATGCATATCTATCACAGCCTGGGAGAGGTGAAAGTGGGAGAGATTTGCCTGTTCGTCTTCACCTCCTCCAAACACCGCAAAATGGCGATAGATGCCTGTGAAGAACTGGTGGAGCGAATTAAGAAGGAACTGCCGGTGTGGGGAAAGGAATTAATGGAGAATGGGGAAAGCTGGAAGGTTAATACTTAG